In Mycetocola zhujimingii, one DNA window encodes the following:
- the ilvC gene encoding ketol-acid reductoisomerase translates to MAEIFYDADADLSIIQGKKVAVVGYGSQGHAHALNLRDSGVDVVIGLKEGSKSIAKAEEQGFVVKSVSDAAAWADVIVILAPDQFQRTIYAESIKDQLTEGKALVFGHGFNIRFGYIEAPEGVDVIMVAPKGPGHTVRREYEAGRGVPVIVAVEKDASGNAWPLTLSYAKAIGGLRAGGIKTTFTEETETDLFGEQAVLCGGASQLVQYGFEVLTEAGYQPQVAYFEVLHELKLIVDLMWEGGIAKQRWSVSDTAEYGDYVSGPRVIDPSVKDNMKAVLTDIQSGAFAKRFIDDQDAGAPEFLELRAKGEAHSIEETGRELRKLFAWNASSDDDYTDGSVAR, encoded by the coding sequence GTGGCTGAGATTTTCTACGACGCTGACGCCGACCTCTCGATCATCCAGGGCAAGAAGGTTGCCGTCGTCGGTTACGGCTCACAGGGGCACGCACACGCGCTGAACCTCCGTGACTCGGGTGTCGACGTCGTCATCGGGCTCAAGGAAGGGTCGAAGTCGATCGCAAAGGCCGAGGAGCAGGGCTTCGTCGTCAAGAGCGTTTCGGATGCTGCCGCCTGGGCAGACGTCATCGTCATCCTCGCTCCCGACCAGTTCCAGCGCACGATCTACGCTGAGTCCATCAAGGACCAGCTCACCGAGGGCAAGGCCCTCGTCTTCGGTCACGGCTTCAACATCCGTTTCGGATACATCGAAGCGCCCGAGGGCGTTGACGTGATCATGGTCGCCCCGAAGGGACCCGGACACACAGTCCGCCGCGAGTACGAGGCAGGCCGTGGCGTTCCCGTCATCGTCGCCGTCGAAAAGGACGCGTCTGGCAACGCCTGGCCGCTCACCCTGAGCTACGCCAAGGCGATCGGTGGCCTCCGCGCCGGTGGCATCAAGACCACGTTCACGGAAGAGACCGAGACCGACCTGTTCGGTGAGCAGGCTGTTCTCTGCGGTGGCGCATCGCAGCTCGTCCAGTACGGCTTCGAGGTTCTCACCGAGGCTGGCTACCAGCCGCAGGTTGCCTACTTCGAGGTGCTGCACGAGCTCAAGCTCATCGTCGACCTCATGTGGGAGGGTGGCATCGCCAAGCAGCGCTGGAGCGTCTCAGACACCGCCGAGTACGGCGACTACGTCTCGGGCCCCCGCGTCATCGACCCGAGTGTCAAGGACAACATGAAGGCCGTTCTCACCGACATCCAGTCCGGCGCGTTCGCGAAGCGCTTCATCGACGACCAGGACGCGGGAGCCCCTGAGTTCCTGGAGCTGCGTGCCAAGGGCGAAGCACACTCGATCGAGGAGACCGGTCGTGAGCTGCGCAAGCTCTTCGCATGGAACGCCTCGAGCGACGACGACTACACCGACGGTTCGGTCGCACGCTAG
- the ilvN gene encoding acetolactate synthase small subunit gives MTTHVLSLLVEDKPGLLTRVAGLFARRGFNIESLAVGKSEVPGLSRITVVVTVEGLPLEQITKQLNKLVNVIKIVELDPAQSVQREHLLIKVRVDNTTRSQVLEAVNLFRARVVDVATDALVIEVTGDSGKTNALLKVLEPFGIKELAQSGQLAIGRGSKSITERVFKN, from the coding sequence ATGACTACCCACGTTCTCAGTCTGCTCGTCGAAGACAAACCGGGTCTGCTCACCCGTGTCGCTGGTCTCTTTGCCCGCCGCGGATTCAACATCGAGTCATTGGCCGTCGGCAAGAGTGAAGTCCCCGGCCTGAGCCGCATCACCGTCGTCGTCACCGTCGAAGGCCTGCCGCTCGAGCAGATAACCAAACAGCTCAACAAGCTCGTCAACGTGATCAAGATCGTCGAACTCGACCCGGCGCAGTCCGTCCAGCGCGAGCACCTCCTCATCAAGGTGCGGGTCGACAACACGACACGCTCACAGGTGCTCGAGGCCGTCAACCTGTTCCGCGCCCGCGTCGTCGACGTTGCAACTGACGCCCTCGTCATCGAGGTCACGGGTGACTCGGGCAAGACCAACGCGCTGCTGAAGGTCCTCGAGCCCTTCGGCATCAAGGAACTCGCGCAGTCCGGGCAGCTTGCGATCGGCCGCGGTTCCAAGTCGATCACCGAACGCGTATTCAAGAACTAA
- a CDS encoding acetolactate synthase large subunit: protein MPADSSPAISPSSLRAAKTTDAEAPELLTGAQAVVRTLELIGITDVFGLPGGAILPVYDPLMDTKKIRHILVRHEQGAGHAAEGYAAASGKVGVAIATSGPGATNLVTAIMDAHMDSVPLLAITGQVFSTLMGTDAFQEADIVGITMPITKHSFLVTDAADIPATIAAAYHIASTGRPGPVLVDITKDAQQDTVPFIWPPKIDLPGYRPVTKAHGKQIQAAAQLMVEAKKPVLYVGGGVIRAHASAELLELAELSGAPVVTTLMARGAFPDSHPQHLGMPGMHGTVPAVLALQESDLIVALGARFDDRVTGKTALFAPNAKVVHVDVDPAEISKIRTADVPIVGDAKDVIADLTAAITSARRDTVPDIEVWWTYLNGLREEFPLGFSTPSDGLLAPQHVISRIGELTGPEGIFASGVGQHQMWAAQFIKYERPNSWLNSGGAGTMGYSVPAAMGAKVAEPERTVWAIDGDGCFQMTNQELATCAINKIPIKVAIINNSSLGMVRQWQTLFYDGRYSNTDLNTGHDTIRVPDFVKLAEAYGCLGIRVTSMDEVDAAIQLALETNDRPVVIDFVVSADAMAWPMVPQGVSNSYVQYAREHSPSFDEEV from the coding sequence ATGCCTGCGGATTCTTCTCCCGCCATATCGCCATCCAGCCTCAGGGCTGCCAAGACCACCGACGCCGAGGCGCCAGAGCTCCTGACCGGGGCCCAGGCCGTCGTCCGTACGCTCGAGCTGATCGGTATCACCGACGTGTTCGGACTGCCGGGCGGCGCGATCCTTCCTGTCTATGACCCGCTCATGGACACGAAGAAGATCCGTCACATCCTCGTGCGTCACGAGCAGGGCGCCGGACACGCAGCCGAGGGCTATGCCGCGGCGAGCGGGAAAGTCGGCGTAGCCATCGCCACGTCCGGCCCTGGCGCGACCAACCTCGTCACCGCCATCATGGATGCCCACATGGACTCGGTGCCGCTTCTCGCGATCACCGGCCAGGTGTTCTCCACCCTGATGGGGACCGACGCGTTCCAGGAGGCCGACATCGTCGGCATCACCATGCCGATCACGAAGCACTCCTTCCTGGTCACGGATGCCGCCGACATCCCCGCGACGATTGCCGCGGCGTACCACATCGCGTCGACCGGCCGCCCGGGACCGGTGCTCGTCGACATCACCAAGGACGCGCAGCAAGACACCGTGCCGTTTATCTGGCCGCCGAAGATCGATCTCCCCGGCTACCGCCCGGTGACGAAGGCGCACGGCAAGCAGATCCAGGCCGCAGCGCAGCTGATGGTGGAAGCCAAAAAGCCGGTTCTCTATGTCGGTGGAGGTGTCATTCGGGCACACGCTTCGGCGGAATTGCTCGAGCTGGCTGAGCTCAGCGGTGCTCCCGTTGTGACGACGCTGATGGCCCGCGGTGCATTCCCGGACTCCCACCCGCAGCACCTCGGCATGCCCGGGATGCACGGGACGGTTCCCGCGGTGCTCGCGCTGCAGGAGTCTGACCTGATCGTCGCACTCGGCGCCAGGTTCGACGACCGGGTGACCGGAAAGACGGCGCTCTTCGCGCCGAACGCCAAAGTTGTCCACGTTGACGTCGACCCCGCGGAGATCTCCAAGATCCGCACAGCAGACGTCCCGATCGTCGGCGATGCCAAGGATGTCATCGCCGATCTCACCGCGGCCATCACCTCGGCCCGTCGGGACACCGTCCCCGACATCGAGGTCTGGTGGACCTACCTCAATGGGCTGCGCGAGGAGTTCCCGCTCGGGTTCTCCACCCCGAGCGACGGTCTGCTCGCGCCCCAGCACGTCATCTCGCGGATCGGCGAACTCACGGGGCCGGAAGGAATCTTCGCGTCCGGCGTCGGCCAGCACCAGATGTGGGCAGCCCAGTTCATCAAGTACGAGCGGCCTAACTCGTGGCTCAACTCCGGCGGCGCAGGAACCATGGGTTACTCGGTCCCGGCGGCTATGGGCGCCAAGGTTGCCGAGCCTGAGCGTACGGTCTGGGCGATCGACGGTGACGGATGCTTCCAGATGACCAATCAGGAACTCGCCACCTGTGCGATCAACAAGATCCCGATCAAGGTCGCGATCATCAACAACTCGTCGCTCGGAATGGTTCGCCAGTGGCAGACACTGTTCTACGACGGCCGATACTCGAACACCGATCTCAACACGGGCCACGACACCATCCGGGTTCCGGATTTCGTGAAGCTCGCTGAGGCATACGGATGTCTCGGCATCCGCGTGACATCGATGGACGAGGTGGATGCCGCCATTCAGCTGGCGCTCGAGACCAACGACCGGCCCGTCGTCATCGACTTCGTCGTGAGCGCAGACGCTATGGCGTGGCCGATGGTTCCCCAGGGCGTCAGCAACAGCTATGTGCAGTACGCCAGGGAACACAGCCCGTCATTCGATGAGGAGGTCTAG
- the ilvD gene encoding dihydroxy-acid dehydratase: MSEIDLKPRSRAVTDGIEATTSRGMLRAVGMGDADWDKPQIGIASSWNEITPCNLSLDRLAQGAKEGVHSGGGYPLQFGTISVSDGISMGHEGMHFSLVSREVIADSVETVVMAERLDGTVLLAGCDKSLPGMLMAAARLDLASVFLYAGSIAPGWVKLSDGTEKDVTIIDAFEAVGACKAGTMSEEDLKRIECAIAPGEGACGGMYTANTMASVAEALGMSLPGSAAPPSADRRRDYFAHRSGEAVVNMLRLGITARDILTKKAFENAIAVAMAFGGSTNVVLHLLAIAREAEVDLTLDDFNRIGDKVPHIGDLKPFGKYVMNDVDRHGGVPVVMKALLDAGLLHGDALTVTGKTLAENLAELNPMPLDGEVIRTLDNPIHATGGITVLHGSFAPEGAVVKTAGFDADVFEGPARVFERERGAMDALTNGEISAGDVIVIRYEGPKGGPGMREMLAITAAIKGAGLGKDVLLLTDGRFSGGTTGLCIGHIAPEAVDAGPIAFVRDGDLIRVDIAARSLDLLVDEQELAARRNGWAPLPPRYTRGVLAKYSKLVHSAAEGAITG, translated from the coding sequence ATGTCAGAGATCGACCTGAAACCTCGCAGTAGAGCAGTCACAGACGGAATCGAAGCAACAACATCGCGCGGGATGCTCCGCGCCGTCGGCATGGGCGACGCGGACTGGGACAAGCCCCAGATCGGAATCGCGTCGAGCTGGAACGAAATCACGCCGTGCAACCTGTCGCTTGACCGGCTCGCGCAGGGCGCCAAGGAAGGCGTTCACTCCGGTGGGGGATACCCGCTGCAGTTCGGAACCATCTCGGTTTCTGACGGCATCTCGATGGGCCACGAGGGCATGCACTTCTCGCTGGTGTCCCGCGAGGTCATCGCTGACTCCGTCGAGACGGTGGTCATGGCGGAGCGCCTCGACGGCACTGTCCTGCTCGCGGGCTGCGACAAGTCGCTGCCCGGGATGCTCATGGCCGCGGCCAGGCTCGACCTCGCGAGTGTCTTTCTCTACGCCGGATCGATCGCTCCCGGCTGGGTGAAGCTCAGTGACGGAACCGAGAAGGACGTCACGATCATCGACGCCTTCGAAGCGGTCGGCGCCTGCAAGGCCGGCACCATGAGCGAGGAAGACCTCAAGCGCATCGAGTGCGCCATCGCGCCAGGTGAAGGTGCCTGTGGCGGCATGTACACGGCCAACACCATGGCATCCGTCGCCGAGGCACTCGGTATGAGCCTCCCGGGCTCTGCCGCGCCGCCGTCGGCCGACCGCCGTCGCGACTACTTCGCGCACCGCTCGGGTGAGGCCGTCGTCAACATGCTCCGGCTCGGAATCACCGCCCGCGACATCCTGACCAAGAAGGCATTCGAGAACGCGATCGCCGTTGCAATGGCGTTCGGCGGATCGACCAACGTCGTCCTGCACCTGCTCGCCATTGCGCGCGAGGCCGAAGTGGACCTCACGCTCGACGACTTCAACCGCATCGGCGACAAAGTGCCCCACATCGGCGACCTCAAGCCGTTCGGCAAGTACGTCATGAACGATGTCGACCGTCACGGCGGAGTTCCCGTCGTGATGAAGGCGCTGCTCGATGCCGGGCTGCTCCACGGCGACGCGCTCACGGTAACGGGCAAGACCCTCGCCGAGAACCTCGCTGAGCTCAACCCCATGCCGCTCGACGGCGAGGTCATCCGCACACTCGACAATCCGATTCACGCGACGGGCGGCATCACCGTGCTGCACGGCTCGTTCGCGCCCGAGGGAGCCGTTGTTAAGACGGCCGGCTTCGACGCAGACGTCTTCGAGGGGCCCGCCCGGGTCTTCGAACGTGAGCGCGGCGCGATGGATGCACTGACCAACGGGGAGATCTCCGCCGGCGACGTCATCGTCATCAGGTACGAGGGTCCGAAGGGTGGGCCTGGCATGCGCGAGATGCTCGCCATCACCGCCGCCATCAAGGGCGCAGGGCTCGGAAAAGATGTACTACTATTGACGGACGGTCGATTCTCAGGCGGCACAACCGGCCTCTGCATCGGCCACATAGCACCCGAAGCAGTGGACGCTGGTCCCATTGCCTTCGTGCGCGATGGTGATCTGATACGGGTCGATATCGCAGCTCGGTCGCTCGACCTACTTGTCGACGAACAAGAGCTGGCAGCCCGCCGCAACGGCTGGGCACCGCTTCCCCCGCGCTATACCCGTGGCGTCCTCGCAAAGTACTCCAAGCTCGTGCACTCCGCCGCAGAAGGCGCGATCACCGGGTAA
- the otsB gene encoding trehalose-phosphatase codes for MTGLSAELNAALGRLADAEHLLVALDFDGTLAPFVDNPDDSRAIPEAAEAVARLLDVSHTTVAFVSGRAVDSLQRASQAPDGILLVGSHGAEYRFDGVDTHPPLGDDDLARVATLSVALEEVSAAHPGTWIEAKPAGFALHTRHLDGHAENAANDAARAAAEAAGVPAKVRDGKNVIEFSVLSVTKGDAIRHLRDYTGATAVLYAGDDVTDEDAFAVLGDGDLSLKCGEGDSVARYRVATPADVADVLARLAELRAATGR; via the coding sequence ATGACCGGGCTGTCCGCCGAGCTCAATGCGGCGCTTGGGCGTCTTGCCGACGCAGAGCACCTGCTTGTCGCTCTCGATTTCGACGGGACCCTTGCGCCGTTCGTCGACAATCCCGACGATTCCCGCGCCATCCCGGAAGCCGCCGAGGCTGTGGCGAGACTCCTCGACGTCTCGCACACCACAGTGGCGTTCGTCTCCGGCCGCGCCGTCGACAGCCTGCAGCGAGCGTCCCAGGCGCCAGACGGCATCCTGCTCGTCGGCTCACACGGGGCGGAATACCGGTTCGACGGCGTCGACACCCACCCGCCGCTCGGGGACGATGACCTGGCCCGTGTCGCAACCCTCTCTGTCGCTCTCGAAGAGGTCAGCGCCGCCCACCCCGGCACCTGGATTGAGGCGAAGCCCGCCGGATTCGCCCTGCACACGAGGCACCTCGACGGTCATGCCGAGAACGCGGCGAATGATGCAGCTCGCGCAGCCGCTGAGGCCGCAGGGGTTCCAGCCAAGGTGCGCGATGGCAAGAACGTCATCGAGTTTTCGGTGTTGAGCGTCACGAAGGGCGACGCCATCAGGCACCTTCGCGACTACACCGGGGCGACCGCGGTGCTCTATGCCGGCGACGACGTGACGGACGAAGACGCGTTCGCCGTGCTCGGCGATGGAGACCTCTCGCTCAAGTGCGGCGAGGGGGATTCCGTCGCCAGGTATCGCGTTGCGACACCGGCCGACGTCGCCGACGTACTCGCCCGGCTTGCCGAGCTCCGCGCTGCCACCGGCCGATGA
- a CDS encoding alpha,alpha-trehalose-phosphate synthase (UDP-forming), whose translation MASQTEDGPDTYDFIVVANRLPVDSVTDSNGNQQWRMSPGGLVAALEPLMKTTDGAWVGWPGAADVVLEPFEHENIRMVPVALNAEEIERYYEGFSNDTLWPLYHDVIAQPSYHREWWETYVAVNRRFAETTARIADVGATVWVHDYQLQLVPGMLRELRPDLTIGFFNHIPFPAYGIFSQLPWRQQIISGLLGADVIGFQRVADAGNFTRAVRRLFGYETKGTRVWVPVGDSSDATTGDRSHVSGAPMRRVIARAYPISIDATSYVELAQRPDVQARARQIREELGNPRTIMLGVDRLDYTKGIGHRLKAYGELLAEGRLDAHDVTLVQVASPSRERVASYMQLRDEIELTVGRINGDYGSIGHSAINYLHQGYPREEMVALYLAADVMLVTALRDGMNLVAKEYVATRADLGGVLVLSEFAGASDDLRQAILINPHDIEGVKEAILKAVEMPVAERRRRMRALRKRVLENDVVKWSRVFLEELTQSATEHPVSHEHPDDRR comes from the coding sequence GTGGCATCGCAGACCGAAGACGGGCCGGATACCTACGATTTCATCGTCGTCGCGAACCGGCTGCCGGTCGACAGCGTCACCGACAGCAACGGAAACCAGCAGTGGCGGATGTCCCCTGGCGGTCTTGTCGCGGCCCTTGAACCACTGATGAAGACCACGGATGGCGCCTGGGTCGGCTGGCCCGGTGCTGCCGACGTCGTCCTCGAGCCATTCGAGCACGAGAACATCCGCATGGTCCCCGTTGCACTGAACGCGGAAGAGATCGAGCGCTACTACGAGGGCTTCTCCAACGACACTCTCTGGCCGCTGTATCACGACGTCATCGCTCAGCCGAGCTATCACCGTGAATGGTGGGAGACATACGTCGCGGTGAACCGTCGATTTGCTGAAACGACAGCACGGATCGCGGATGTCGGTGCGACGGTCTGGGTTCACGACTACCAGCTCCAGCTTGTTCCCGGGATGCTCCGCGAGTTGCGTCCAGACCTCACAATCGGTTTCTTCAACCACATTCCTTTCCCCGCATACGGGATCTTTTCCCAGCTCCCGTGGCGGCAGCAGATCATCTCGGGCCTTCTCGGCGCCGACGTCATCGGCTTCCAGCGCGTCGCCGATGCCGGGAACTTCACGCGAGCGGTTCGCCGTCTCTTCGGGTATGAAACCAAGGGCACTCGCGTGTGGGTTCCCGTCGGCGACTCCTCGGACGCGACGACGGGCGACAGGTCGCACGTGAGCGGTGCGCCGATGCGCCGGGTCATCGCCAGGGCGTACCCGATCTCCATCGACGCGACAAGTTATGTCGAGCTGGCACAGCGCCCCGACGTCCAGGCCAGGGCGCGTCAGATCCGCGAGGAGCTCGGCAACCCCAGGACGATCATGCTCGGCGTCGACAGGCTCGACTACACCAAGGGAATCGGCCACAGGCTCAAGGCGTACGGCGAGCTGCTCGCCGAGGGGCGCCTCGACGCTCACGATGTGACGCTCGTGCAGGTTGCGAGCCCGAGCCGTGAGCGCGTCGCGAGCTACATGCAGCTCCGCGATGAAATCGAACTCACGGTCGGGCGCATCAACGGCGATTACGGTTCCATCGGGCACTCCGCGATCAATTACCTTCACCAGGGTTATCCCCGCGAGGAGATGGTGGCCCTGTACCTCGCCGCCGACGTCATGCTCGTCACCGCGCTCAGGGACGGCATGAACCTCGTTGCCAAGGAGTATGTCGCGACCCGCGCCGATTTGGGAGGCGTGCTCGTCCTGAGCGAATTCGCCGGGGCATCCGATGACCTCCGCCAGGCCATCCTGATCAACCCCCATGACATCGAGGGGGTCAAGGAAGCCATTCTGAAGGCGGTCGAGATGCCGGTCGCTGAGCGGAGGAGGCGTATGCGCGCCCTCCGCAAACGTGTTCTCGAGAATGACGTCGTCAAGTGGTCACGCGTGTTCCTCGAGGAACTCACACAGTCGGCAACGGAACACCCGGTATCGCACGAGCACCCGGACGACCGGCGATGA
- a CDS encoding PLDc N-terminal domain-containing protein, giving the protein MKKDLKFSSLSLGRKIAVVVGGSVQVALAAAAWADLAKRPAAEINGPKPLWAAVIAVNWIGPIAYFVRGRRQDG; this is encoded by the coding sequence ATGAAAAAAGATCTGAAGTTCAGCAGCCTCAGCCTCGGGCGGAAGATCGCTGTGGTCGTCGGGGGATCGGTTCAGGTCGCGCTGGCGGCGGCGGCCTGGGCAGATCTCGCCAAGCGGCCCGCGGCAGAGATCAACGGACCGAAGCCACTCTGGGCAGCCGTGATCGCTGTGAACTGGATTGGACCCATCGCGTATTTCGTGCGTGGCCGTCGTCAGGACGGTTAA
- a CDS encoding inositol monophosphatase family protein → MTTPPISLADDLALALRLADAADAISLSRFRSANLEISTKRDATHVTDADLAVERALRDILAAERPDDGILGEEYGTAGSTARQWIIDPIDGTANFLRGVPNWATLISLAVDGVPVVGVASAPAFRKRWWAQEGAGAWLAEDGTEPRRLWVSGVEKLEDASLSFQSLSQWDEAGYLDQLVSLTRQVWRDRAYGDMWSYGLLAEGLIDIVGEFDVKEYDIAPFAILIREAGGRFSAINGENSIAARSSLATNGILHDEVLRNLGH, encoded by the coding sequence ATGACGACTCCCCCGATCTCGCTCGCAGACGACCTCGCCCTGGCTCTCCGCCTTGCGGATGCCGCTGATGCCATCTCCCTGTCACGTTTTCGTTCCGCAAACCTCGAGATTTCAACAAAACGGGATGCAACACACGTGACGGATGCTGACCTTGCCGTCGAGCGAGCTCTCCGTGACATTCTGGCGGCCGAACGCCCCGACGACGGCATCCTCGGTGAGGAGTACGGTACAGCGGGCTCCACCGCGCGGCAGTGGATCATCGACCCCATCGACGGCACAGCAAACTTTCTCCGTGGCGTGCCCAACTGGGCGACCCTCATCAGCCTCGCCGTCGACGGGGTTCCGGTCGTCGGCGTCGCGAGCGCTCCGGCGTTCCGCAAGCGCTGGTGGGCGCAGGAAGGCGCAGGAGCGTGGCTCGCCGAGGACGGCACCGAACCCCGGCGGCTCTGGGTCTCCGGGGTTGAGAAACTCGAAGACGCGTCACTGAGCTTCCAGAGCCTCAGTCAGTGGGATGAGGCGGGTTACCTCGACCAGCTCGTCTCGCTGACGCGTCAGGTCTGGCGGGACCGGGCATACGGCGATATGTGGTCGTACGGACTGCTGGCCGAAGGGCTCATCGACATCGTGGGCGAGTTCGACGTCAAGGAGTACGACATCGCTCCGTTCGCGATCCTCATCCGCGAGGCTGGCGGTCGGTTCAGCGCCATCAACGGGGAGAACTCGATCGCCGCACGCAGTTCGCTCGCGACCAACGGCATACTGCACGACGAGGTCCTGCGCAACCTCGGACACTGA
- a CDS encoding lysophospholipid acyltransferase family protein → MRTLPSEPVYSTAVAVGKTIFGGLGLKRIVTGAENIPATGGAILAITHFGYMDFALTEWMVWDRTRRRVRFMAKKGAFDKPVVGWLLRGMKHISVDMSAGAEAYSKAIGALKAGEMIGVFPEAGVNTSFTVRELKTGTVRMAAEAGVPVIPIAVWGGHRLLTKGRKPTLREAFRTPIRYTVGEPIHVDASSDVRESTLALRVTMQALLDEAQASYPADGNGAWWQPAHLGGTAPTPEEAAIAEAERQKRKAAEAARK, encoded by the coding sequence ATGAGAACGCTCCCCAGTGAACCCGTCTACAGCACAGCCGTCGCGGTCGGCAAGACCATTTTCGGCGGCTTGGGCCTGAAGCGCATTGTCACCGGGGCCGAGAACATTCCGGCTACCGGGGGCGCGATTCTCGCGATCACCCACTTCGGGTACATGGATTTCGCACTCACCGAGTGGATGGTGTGGGATCGCACTCGGAGGCGCGTTCGCTTCATGGCAAAGAAGGGCGCTTTCGACAAGCCCGTGGTCGGCTGGCTGTTGCGGGGCATGAAGCACATCTCGGTTGACATGTCGGCGGGAGCCGAGGCGTACTCCAAGGCGATCGGCGCACTGAAGGCCGGCGAGATGATCGGCGTGTTTCCCGAGGCAGGCGTCAACACCTCGTTCACCGTGCGCGAGTTGAAGACCGGCACGGTACGCATGGCCGCCGAGGCCGGGGTGCCCGTCATTCCGATCGCTGTCTGGGGCGGCCATCGCCTTCTCACCAAGGGCAGGAAGCCCACGCTCCGCGAAGCGTTCCGCACCCCCATCAGATACACCGTCGGTGAACCGATCCACGTGGATGCCTCGTCCGATGTCCGCGAAAGCACGCTGGCTCTTCGGGTGACCATGCAGGCCCTGCTCGACGAGGCTCAGGCTTCATACCCGGCCGACGGCAACGGTGCGTGGTGGCAGCCCGCCCACCTGGGCGGAACCGCGCCCACCCCTGAGGAAGCCGCGATCGCCGAGGCCGAGCGACAGAAGCGCAAAGCAGCCGAGGCCGCGCGCAAGTGA
- a CDS encoding alpha/beta hydrolase has product MALWVLAAIVLAGVIGAVWLHQVMAGDRDRALEAWQNDAIEITDTETGIVMEPASGATSTGLVFVPGAKVDPYAYLYKLSGIVENGTTVVITKPTLNLAFADLRPLDAFTTNAPRIDEWFVGGHSLGGVKSCQYASDTSVAGLVFFGSYCATDLSGTDLPVLSYVAQNDGLSTPQNIEDAAGLLPADTITVELPGANHADFGDYGVQPGDGESTVDDSDVRDAITDEFQAWLDALEP; this is encoded by the coding sequence GTGGCACTCTGGGTGCTTGCCGCCATCGTGCTCGCCGGAGTGATCGGAGCGGTGTGGCTCCACCAGGTGATGGCCGGAGACCGGGATCGAGCGCTCGAGGCCTGGCAGAACGACGCCATCGAGATCACCGACACCGAAACGGGAATCGTCATGGAGCCAGCCTCGGGGGCCACCTCCACGGGACTGGTCTTCGTGCCGGGGGCGAAAGTCGATCCGTACGCCTACCTCTACAAGCTGTCGGGAATCGTCGAGAACGGCACCACAGTGGTGATTACGAAACCGACACTCAACCTCGCCTTTGCCGACCTCAGGCCCCTCGACGCATTCACCACCAACGCCCCGCGGATCGACGAGTGGTTCGTTGGTGGACATTCCCTCGGCGGGGTCAAGTCCTGCCAGTATGCATCCGACACTTCCGTCGCGGGTCTCGTGTTCTTCGGCAGTTACTGTGCGACCGACCTCTCAGGCACGGATCTCCCGGTTCTGAGCTACGTCGCGCAGAACGACGGACTCAGCACGCCGCAGAACATCGAGGATGCCGCTGGCTTGCTCCCCGCGGACACGATCACCGTTGAACTCCCCGGTGCGAACCACGCGGACTTCGGCGACTACGGTGTCCAGCCGGGTGACGGCGAGTCCACCGTTGACGACTCCGACGTCAGGGATGCCATCACCGATGAGTTCCAGGCCTGGCTGGACGCGCTGGAGCCCTGA
- a CDS encoding SIMPL domain-containing protein, whose protein sequence is MSTEAHNTADPTVIAVRGEAWIEVPPERARVNIVIEVDGADKTDVERRASDARNVCIDAAQAGHDPVNGPITDWAAGQLQVWSQRPWNADGVQLPLVFHSRSTLSATFSDLEAVGPWIDAATHDGAVALAGIDWSITDSTRRELEEGCQRDAVRNAVSKASVYASSLGLGSVRPTEIAEPVVLGSPDAEFGAVSRMALASAPGTPTGFAPEPIRIHVAVNARFEARPAD, encoded by the coding sequence ATGAGCACAGAAGCGCACAACACCGCCGACCCGACAGTGATCGCCGTTCGAGGCGAAGCCTGGATCGAGGTGCCACCGGAGCGTGCCAGGGTCAACATCGTGATCGAGGTGGACGGAGCTGACAAGACCGATGTCGAACGCCGCGCGTCCGACGCGCGAAACGTGTGTATCGACGCCGCTCAGGCTGGCCATGACCCGGTAAACGGACCGATCACCGACTGGGCCGCCGGCCAGCTTCAGGTCTGGAGCCAGCGGCCATGGAACGCCGATGGCGTCCAGCTCCCGCTGGTATTCCATTCACGGTCGACGCTGTCAGCCACGTTCTCCGATCTCGAGGCGGTCGGCCCCTGGATCGACGCGGCGACTCACGATGGCGCGGTCGCTCTCGCGGGAATCGACTGGAGCATCACCGACAGCACGCGGCGCGAACTCGAGGAAGGGTGCCAGCGGGACGCCGTCCGGAACGCCGTCTCAAAGGCATCCGTTTATGCCTCATCGCTCGGACTCGGGAGCGTGCGTCCCACCGAGATCGCCGAACCTGTGGTGCTCGGCTCGCCAGACGCAGAGTTCGGTGCCGTGAGCAGGATGGCGCTTGCCTCTGCCCCGGGGACTCCGACCGGCTTCGCGCCAGAGCCGATACGCATCCACGTGGCGGTCAACGCCAGGTTCGAAGCGCGACCGGCGGATTAA